A DNA window from Ranitomeya imitator isolate aRanImi1 chromosome 2, aRanImi1.pri, whole genome shotgun sequence contains the following coding sequences:
- the LOC138662873 gene encoding zinc finger protein 773-like isoform X1 — translation MWSAALQVEDSSDVTSAHLLILVSTISDPLSEDLLQKKIFLIYPSNMDMDRDKMAERILHLTLEILFRLTGEDYTVVKKTSSDRCQDPVSEGWGRPLSPITGPPPHPLIHEDINDQKILELIYKMIELLTGEVPIRCQDVAVYFSMEEWEYLEGHRDLYKNVIMEVPQPLTSPDLSSKRTIPERCPRPLLPQDCNQEDPNAPQDHQGEDLTHINTTETYVRGDERCKEEIPTYDYPADNCTRRSEGQLTSSIFKSDDLEILQDTTEVNAITPDISLSIYSKDLSSDPMKQVPSSDSLPTTKENQSYKRGIKKQTAPKAKKSFSCSECGKCFNNKSHFVRHQRTHTGEKPFSCSECEKCFARKSHFVRHHRTHTGEKPFSCSECGKYFAHKSHFVTHQRTHTGEKPFSCSECGKCFARKSDFVTHHRTHTGEEPFSCSECGKCFKQKPKLVTHQRTHTGEKPFSCSECGKCFSNKSNCVKHQRTHTGEKPFSCSECNKCFKQKSHLVSHQRTHTGEKPFSCSECGKCFILKSDLVTHQRTHTGEKPFSCSECGKCFNQKGTLVRHQCSHTGE, via the exons atgtggagtgcggctctgcaggtggag GATTCttctgatgttacatcggctcatcttctcattctggtctctacaatatcggatcctctcagtgaagatcttctacagaagaaaattttcctgatttacccatcaaacatggatatggacagagacaagatggcggagaggatattacacctcaccctagagatcctcttccggcttactggagag gattacacagtggtgaagaagacctctagtgatcgctgtcaggaccctgtgtctgagggatggggaagacccctgagcccaatcacggggcctccacctcaccccctgatccatgaggacatcaatgaccagaagatcctagaactcatctacaagatgattgagctgctgactggagag gttcctataaggtgtcaggatgtcgctgtctatttctccatggaggagtgggagtatttagaaggacacagagatctgtacaagaacgtcataatggaggttccccagcccctcacatctccag atctatccagtaagaggacaataccagagagatgtccccgtcctcttcttccacaggactgtaaccaagaagatcccaatgctcctcaggaccatcag ggtgaagatctgacccatattaatactacagagacatatgtgaggggggatgagcggtgtaaagaggagattcccacatatgactacccag cagataactgtaccaggagatcagagggacagttgacatcttcaatttttaaatctgatgatctcgAGATCctgcaagatacaactgaagtgaatgccattactccagatatatcattaTCCAtttacagcaaagatctgtcatctgatcctatgaaacaggtcccttcttctgattcattaccgactactaaggaaaatcaaagttacaaaagaggcattaaaaaacaaactgctcctaaagcaaagaagtcattttcatgttcagaatgtgggaaatgttttaacaacaaatcacattttgttagacaccaaagaactcacacaggtgagaagcctttttcttgttcagaatgtgagaaatgttttgcacgtaaatcacattttgttagacaccatagaactcacacaggagagaagcctttttcctgctcagaatgtgggaaatattttgcacataaatcacattttgttactcaccaaagaactcacacaggggagaagcctttttcctgttcagaatgtgggaaatgttttgcacgtaaatcagattttgttacacaccatagaactcacacaggggaggagcctttttcatgctcagaatgtgggaaatgttttaaacagaaaccaaagcttgttactcaccagagaactcacacaggggagaagcctttttcatgttcagaatgtggaaaatgttttagcaaTAAATCAAATTGTGTTaagcaccaaagaactcacacaggggagaagcctttttcatgttcagaatgtaacaaatgttttaaacagaaatcacatcttgttagtcaccagagaactcacacaggggagaagcctttttcctgttcagaatgtgggaaatgttttatcctgaaatcagatttggttactcaccagagaactcacacaggggagaagcctttttcctgttcagaatgtgggaaatgttttaaccagaaagggacgCTTGTTAGACATCAGTGCAGTCACACAGGGGAGTAg
- the LOC138662873 gene encoding zinc finger protein 773-like isoform X2 has product MWSAALQVEDSSDVTSAHLLILVSTISDPLSEDLLQKKIFLIYPSNMDMDRDKMAERILHLTLEILFRLTGEDYTVVKKTSSDRCQDPVSEGWGRPLSPITGPPPHPLIHEDINDQKILELIYKMIELLTGEVPIRCQDVAVYFSMEEWEYLEGHRDLYKNVIMEVPQPLTSPDLSSKRTIPERCPRPLLPQDCNQEDPNAPQDHQGEDLTHINTTETYVRGDERCKEEIPTYDYPDNCTRRSEGQLTSSIFKSDDLEILQDTTEVNAITPDISLSIYSKDLSSDPMKQVPSSDSLPTTKENQSYKRGIKKQTAPKAKKSFSCSECGKCFNNKSHFVRHQRTHTGEKPFSCSECEKCFARKSHFVRHHRTHTGEKPFSCSECGKYFAHKSHFVTHQRTHTGEKPFSCSECGKCFARKSDFVTHHRTHTGEEPFSCSECGKCFKQKPKLVTHQRTHTGEKPFSCSECGKCFSNKSNCVKHQRTHTGEKPFSCSECNKCFKQKSHLVSHQRTHTGEKPFSCSECGKCFILKSDLVTHQRTHTGEKPFSCSECGKCFNQKGTLVRHQCSHTGE; this is encoded by the exons atgtggagtgcggctctgcaggtggag GATTCttctgatgttacatcggctcatcttctcattctggtctctacaatatcggatcctctcagtgaagatcttctacagaagaaaattttcctgatttacccatcaaacatggatatggacagagacaagatggcggagaggatattacacctcaccctagagatcctcttccggcttactggagag gattacacagtggtgaagaagacctctagtgatcgctgtcaggaccctgtgtctgagggatggggaagacccctgagcccaatcacggggcctccacctcaccccctgatccatgaggacatcaatgaccagaagatcctagaactcatctacaagatgattgagctgctgactggagag gttcctataaggtgtcaggatgtcgctgtctatttctccatggaggagtgggagtatttagaaggacacagagatctgtacaagaacgtcataatggaggttccccagcccctcacatctccag atctatccagtaagaggacaataccagagagatgtccccgtcctcttcttccacaggactgtaaccaagaagatcccaatgctcctcaggaccatcag ggtgaagatctgacccatattaatactacagagacatatgtgaggggggatgagcggtgtaaagaggagattcccacatatgactacccag ataactgtaccaggagatcagagggacagttgacatcttcaatttttaaatctgatgatctcgAGATCctgcaagatacaactgaagtgaatgccattactccagatatatcattaTCCAtttacagcaaagatctgtcatctgatcctatgaaacaggtcccttcttctgattcattaccgactactaaggaaaatcaaagttacaaaagaggcattaaaaaacaaactgctcctaaagcaaagaagtcattttcatgttcagaatgtgggaaatgttttaacaacaaatcacattttgttagacaccaaagaactcacacaggtgagaagcctttttcttgttcagaatgtgagaaatgttttgcacgtaaatcacattttgttagacaccatagaactcacacaggagagaagcctttttcctgctcagaatgtgggaaatattttgcacataaatcacattttgttactcaccaaagaactcacacaggggagaagcctttttcctgttcagaatgtgggaaatgttttgcacgtaaatcagattttgttacacaccatagaactcacacaggggaggagcctttttcatgctcagaatgtgggaaatgttttaaacagaaaccaaagcttgttactcaccagagaactcacacaggggagaagcctttttcatgttcagaatgtggaaaatgttttagcaaTAAATCAAATTGTGTTaagcaccaaagaactcacacaggggagaagcctttttcatgttcagaatgtaacaaatgttttaaacagaaatcacatcttgttagtcaccagagaactcacacaggggagaagcctttttcctgttcagaatgtgggaaatgttttatcctgaaatcagatttggttactcaccagagaactcacacaggggagaagcctttttcctgttcagaatgtgggaaatgttttaaccagaaagggacgCTTGTTAGACATCAGTGCAGTCACACAGGGGAGTAg